In Nitrososphaerota archaeon, the genomic stretch GGAGGTATGAGACTACCGTAGACTCGATAGGTAGGATACCAGCCAAGTATCAGCTCGAATCAGAAATACCCTTAACTTACATCGTAGTTGGTAACATACCGCTCGTGCTCAGAGAGTCTCTTCTCGACGAAGCCTATAGGATAGGTGAAGCGTTCGTAGAAGCCTCTAAGAAGAGTGTGCCGCCAGGCATGATTGGACCCTTCTGTATCGAGGGTGTGTACACGGAGAGGGGTTCTTTTGTGCCCTTCGAGTTTTCTGCGCGCATCGTAGCTGGCACAAACCTCTACATAGATGGTTCACCCTACTCAAAGCTTCTTTACGATGAGCCTATGAGTATGGGGCGTAGGATAGCTAGAGAGATTAGGCTTGGGTTGGAGAGGGGGGAGCTCGATGAGCTGCTGACTTAGAGATGCTGTCTTATGCTTAGATCTAGCCCTCAACGGATATACACGGCTATTTACTTGACAGCCTTCCTCTACGCTCTAGGGTATGGTGTAAGCGTCTACCTCATACCACTTTATGCAACGGCGTTGCGTGCAAACTACTATGAGTTGGGGTTGATAGGTATGGTTGGGAATATGCTCTACATCTTCTTCCCCCTTTTAGCTGGCTGGCTCTCAGATAAAGCGAACAAAGCGTATATGCTGGCAGCTGGCTTAGCGTTGAACATCACAGCAACAGCAAGCATAAGCATAGCAAACACGGTCTCAGAGCTGCTAATCGTCAGGATAATGGGTGGGTTCGCTCTCGGCTTCTATTGGCCGATCATAGAAGCATTAGTGGCAGATATTTCACCCGGGCTAACAAGAGTTTCGAAGATAGGGTCGTATGGAGCAGCAACGACCACAGGCATGGTCATAGGGCCGCCGCTAGGGGGTGTGCTGGCGCAGACCTTGGGGTTTAAGGCGACTTTTCTGCTTGCCTCACTGCCTATGGTCGCTGCGCTCGCTGTGATCTTGCTTTATGTAGCACCAGCATATAAGAGAACCGTGCAGATAGCTCATCCCTCTTCTTCTGGTTCTCCTAAAACATTCTTCGTAAAGAATGTTCTTAGGGTTGCGCCTCTTGTGGCAATATATAGCGCTTTCTTCAGCACAGTCGTCTCTATTCTGCCTGGGTACTTTTCGCTTCTAGGCTACACCGCTACTCAGATCGGGTTGCTCTTCGCTCTGGTGAGTGGGGCGAGGATTGTTGCGCTGCTGTCCTCCCATAGGGTGAGTAATAGAGAGGTGTTGGCGTTGACCTTCTTCTCGCTCACTCTTGCTTTGAGCTGCA encodes the following:
- a CDS encoding MFS transporter, which encodes MLRSSPQRIYTAIYLTAFLYALGYGVSVYLIPLYATALRANYYELGLIGMVGNMLYIFFPLLAGWLSDKANKAYMLAAGLALNITATASISIANTVSELLIVRIMGGFALGFYWPIIEALVADISPGLTRVSKIGSYGAATTTGMVIGPPLGGVLAQTLGFKATFLLASLPMVAALAVILLYVAPAYKRTVQIAHPSSSGSPKTFFVKNVLRVAPLVAIYSAFFSTVVSILPGYFSLLGYTATQIGLLFALVSGARIVALLSSHRVSNREVLALTFFSLTLALSCIIVFLAESLLSFAVGLVVMGVSIGFIFPLSFALALKGVEQRVLGRGVGVYESILGVGFAGGPIFSGFIAENIDPKAPYLIFALLCLLIPISLRKIKGVECG